Sequence from the Bremerella volcania genome:
CGGAGAAGCGTTTGCTGAGCATGCAGGACGTTATCGAAGTCTCGCCGCATCGAAAAGTGGCGCCCGTTTCGCGGCGACCAGTAGTGATACAGGCGTTCGTCTCTGGGCGGATATTCCGCTAGCAGAGTTGGCTACGACAGAGCCGCGTCGGCTTGAGGGGCATTCAACGGAAGTCACGAGTGCCGCATTCTCTGCAAACGGCGAGCGATTGGTCACAGGCAGCTTCGATGGATCGTTGACGGTTTGGTTTGTGGATCGTCCTGCGGCCAGTGCCGATATGGCTGGTGAAGAAGCGCCAAAGGGCGAATTACATGTCCAACAATTCGTGCCTTTGAAGGGACATCGAAAAGAAATCTCGTCGATCGTATTCTCTCCCAACAGTGAATTGCTGTTGACTTCGTCGTTGGATCGAAGCGCCATACTTTGGTTTACCACCAATCTGCCTGACAATCTGGCGGGTAACGTAGCTCCGGAGAAGGACGCGGTTGCCTCGGCAGAGGTGCCAGCCGCGCAGCGATAGCGTACATGCATCGACGTGATGTGATGTGTAAGGAAGAATCCTTGCCAATTTCATGCAAATTTCCCAAATCACGCCGGAAAAGTGGGAAAATTCTGGTATGGAAAATCTCTATTGTTGGATAATTAGAATAGCGATAAACGAAGATCTGCGGGCAAACGGTCTTTTTCTCTGATGGAGATTTCGCTCTTGCGTTTCGCGCTTCAAATTTACTCGATGAATTCTGGCAGTCGTCGTGTCTGGCTCGATCCGGGTCAAACGATTCGCATTGGTCGTACTACGCGCTCCGACCTGACCGTCCCAGATGATCCACATTTGTCCGGCATCCATTTTTCAATCGCCCGCGAGTCGGATTCGGTTGTTCTAAAGGACCTTCAGAGCCGCAACGGGACTTTTGTGAACGGGGCCAAAGTGGGCAGCGCTTTGGAACTGCACGATGGCGACGTCATCGTCGCTGGCAAGACTCAGTTCCAGGTCGTCGCCGTAAACGATTTGCCAGGCACCAATGTTGGCAACATTCCTCCGGTATCGCCTGGCGCTTCGCACCCAGGCGTGAACGCCGCGCAGTTCGATTACGATCAGACCGAATCGATCTCGCCAGAGAACAACCCATTTTTCCAGGCTGCCAGCAAGTCGCACGATTCAAGGACTCTACAAAACTACCCGCGATTGAGCAGTCAATCGTTCAAGGACGTGCGGAGAAACGCCGGCCTTGGTAGTGACTATCCTGGTCGACGTTCGGTACAACTTCCCGGTGCAAGTTCCAGTAGCGATGCACAGCAGCCAATACCTTCGCAGCCTAGTGGAAGTGTTTCCAGCAACCAGCCATTACCCCAGAGATCGTTGTCGGCGGCGGAGTTATCTCGTGGGCTGCAAATGCGGTATGAAACGCGGATGGCGCCTTCGGGCATGACCTACTTCTGCCCTCGCAACGAAGTGAAGCCACCGACCGACGTCGCTGACTTTATCGGTCAAAATCGTTTTCTTTACGCGGTGGTCAACTTCGGTCGTCTTCAGCCACAGCAGCAACCTGGTTTTTATAACGAAGCCATCGCCGCTGGAGCCGTGCAGATTTCGAGTACCCAACTTCTCATTCCCAAACGCGACGCCGCCGCCTTCCATGGGATCTTGCGGCATACGTGGGGGCAGGACGCCATGATCTGCATGGCGAGTCGTCTGAATAAGTTGGAGTTCATGAGCTTGGCCTATCGCTTGACCAATGAATTGGCGAGTCCGGCTCAATTGCTGAACCATCTCTATTCCGATGGTCAGTACACCAACTATGGTTTCCTCGAGGGAATCTCGGCGGTGTTGCTCGAGATCGAGCGAGGTGCCCGGTGGGTGATCTTTAAGAATGATTCCGAGATCCGAACCTGGCGAACGCTTGGCTTGCCTTGTCCGCCGGAACTAGTTGGATAGAACGCAACATCGCTACCGTGCATGTAGGAAGCTTTCAGGCAGAGACCGTTCCGTTGTGAGGGTCTCCGTTATCCGCCAATCATTACTTGCGGAAAACCTACCGTGATGACGCCGCCGTGAGCCGTGTTATCCCCCAGGCGTGCCGCCGGCATGAAACCAATCATGACGGTCGCGGAACCTTTTGCGATGACGTCCGGCGGACCAACGCACACGGCCATATCGCCAACACGAGCAGCTGGCATGAAACCGATGATCACGTTGGGCGATCCCATGCACACCGGTCCACCAACGTGAGGCACCGGGCCTGGATTGACCATCGGGCAAGTGTGCATGTCGCTGATTCGGGCGGCTGGCGGCATGATTGACCTCTTTTTTCAGGACCACTAATCGGGTGCGGACTTGAAGCCCGTTTCTTCCTTGTGAGCCATGTCTGGCTCGGTAGGATCGGCTTCTTCAACGTTCTGTTCGGGTTTGACCGGTTGATCTGGAGCCGTTGGGCTTGCTTCGACAGCAGGCGACGCCGAGCCACCGCTGTTGATGTTGACCAGCGTACCTTGAATGAAGACGCCCCCTGGGTTGATGTTGATGAAATTGCCGCCGACCTTCAGCGAAATACTGAGCCCCGCTTCGATGTTGACGTTCATCCCCCCCTTGAGATTCAAGTCCATGCCAGCGGCATAATTCATGTTTGTGCCGGCCTTGGACTGAAGCTCCATTCCGGCCTCGGTGCTAATGTTTTGTCCTGCCTTCGAGTTGTAGTTGGAATCGACGCCGATATGCAGTGACTTCGAACTCTGCCGCCAGTCTTTATCGACGGAAATATCCTGCGAACCTTTGATCCAGGTTTTGGAGTCACCTTCGTTGGTCAGCCCTGAACCTTGTTGCCCGATAAGAATGCCAACGTTCTTCTCGATGACGATTGCCAGGTTGCCGCCAGAGGGTTCCTCGCCGTTGCCAATCATCATTTGATGATTGCCTTCGATGTGCTCGATTTGGTGGCGTTTGACGTTGATTTCTTTGTCT
This genomic interval carries:
- a CDS encoding FHA domain-containing protein; this encodes MRFALQIYSMNSGSRRVWLDPGQTIRIGRTTRSDLTVPDDPHLSGIHFSIARESDSVVLKDLQSRNGTFVNGAKVGSALELHDGDVIVAGKTQFQVVAVNDLPGTNVGNIPPVSPGASHPGVNAAQFDYDQTESISPENNPFFQAASKSHDSRTLQNYPRLSSQSFKDVRRNAGLGSDYPGRRSVQLPGASSSSDAQQPIPSQPSGSVSSNQPLPQRSLSAAELSRGLQMRYETRMAPSGMTYFCPRNEVKPPTDVADFIGQNRFLYAVVNFGRLQPQQQPGFYNEAIAAGAVQISSTQLLIPKRDAAAFHGILRHTWGQDAMICMASRLNKLEFMSLAYRLTNELASPAQLLNHLYSDGQYTNYGFLEGISAVLLEIERGARWVIFKNDSEIRTWRTLGLPCPPELVG
- a CDS encoding PAAR domain-containing protein, which produces MPPAARISDMHTCPMVNPGPVPHVGGPVCMGSPNVIIGFMPAARVGDMAVCVGPPDVIAKGSATVMIGFMPAARLGDNTAHGGVITVGFPQVMIGG